The DNA region TCTTGATTTGGGATCGCCCCTCCTGGCAGCGCACGATCAGCCCGGTAGGAATATGGAGCACCTGGACGGCCGAGTCAGTCGTGTTGACACCCTGGCCTCCGGGGCCTCCCGCGCGGCAGACCTCGATGCGCAGGTCTTCGGGCTTGAGGACGACGTCGACTTCCTCTGCTTCGGGCAACACGGCCACCGTGGCGGTCGAGGTGTGGACGCGCCCTTGCGACTCGGTCGCGGGCACCCGCTGCACCCGGTGCACTCCGCTCTCGAAACGGAGCTGGCGGTAGACACCTTCGCCCGAGATTTCGACGATGATCTCTTTCAGTCCGCCGAGATCGCTCGGGACCAGAGCCATCGGGCTGATCCGCCAACCGCGCTTTTCCGCATAGCGGCTGTACATGCGGTAGAGGTCGGCCGCGAAAAGAGCGGCTTCCTCTCCGCCGGTACCCGCCCGAATTTCGAGCATGGTGTTTCGCGGTTCGTTTTCCTCTCCCGGGAGGAGCGCCACCATGAGCCGGCGATGCGCCGCCGTCTCCTCTCCGCGTGCCTCGGCCAGCTCCTCCTCGGCCAAGGCCCGTAGATCGGGGTCTTCCTCCTTTTGAAGCAGAGTCTCCAGAGAGCGGACCTTTTCCTGCGCGGAGAGCCAAAGCCTATGCCGCTCGAAGATTTCCTTCAGGTGAGCATGCTCCCGGGTCAGCTCGGCCGCCCGCGAAGGCTGGGCATACACCTCTGCGCGGGAGAGGATCTCCTCGAGCTCTTCGTACCGTTGACGAAGACGGGAGACATAGGCGGTCAGTTCCATAGAGCCACCTGGAGTAGGAAAAGGGCGTGCGTCGGCCCCGGCCCAAGGCTCGGCGGGCCGCGGGCCCGCGGGAGCCGCCGGACGCTAGGTTTTGGACTTCCGGGGGGATTTGGCGGCCGTCCCGGTCATCTCGGGCATCTTCGTGCCGAAGCGGCGCAGGAACTTTTCCACCCGTCCGGCCGTGTCCACGAGCTTCTGCTGTCCTGTGAAGAGGGGATGGCAAGAGGAACAGATTCCTAACCGCAGCCGATTCTTGGTCGAGCGGGTGTGGTAGACGGCCCCGCAGGCGCAGGTGATCGTGGTCTCCCCATACTCGGGGTGAATGTTTGCCTTCATCGTGACGATTTCTTCCTTCTATTCGAACTTGGCCACAATCAGGGATGCGTTGTGTCCCCCGAACCCGAAGGAGTTGCTCATCACCGTCCGCAGCTTGCTCTCTCTGGCCTGATGAGGGACGTGGAGAAGATCGCACGCGGGGTCGGGATTGTCGAGGTTGATTGTGGGAGGAATGAGCTGGGCCTCCAAGGCCTGCAAACAGAGGATGAGCTCCACCGCTCCGGCCGCCCCCAGGCAGTGGCCGGTCATCGACTTGGTGGCGCTGACCGGGACCTTCTTCGTATGCGCGCCGAATACGCGATGGATCGCGAGGGCTTCGCAGATGTCGCCTTGCTGGGTCGAGGTGGCATGGGCGTTGATGTAGTCGATCTGCTCGGGGCTCTTTCCTGCCCGCTGGAGGGCCGAGAGCATGGCCCGGGCGGCGCAGCGGCCTTGGGGATCCGGGGCCGTGATGTGAGAGGCGTCGGCGGAAAGCCCGTATCCGATGATCTCGCCCAGAATGGGAGCGCCTCGCTTCTTGGCGTGCTCGAGCTCTTCGAGCACCACGATGCCGGCTCCCTCGCTCAAGACAAAGCCGTCGCGATCCCGATCGAAGGGCCGGGATGCCTTTTGGGGCTCGTCGTTGCGCAGGCTCAGCGCCTTCATGTTGGCGAAGCCCGACAGCCCTAGAGGCACGACAGCGGCCTCGCTCCCCCCGGCCAAGATGACTTCCGCTTCGTGATCGCGGATCAGGCGCCAAGCTTCCCCGATGCAATGCGCAGCCGTCGCACAGGCGGTCACTACGCAGAAATTCGGGCCCTCGAAGCCGAGCTCGATCGCAATCAGCCCGGAGGCGATGTTGGTGATCATCATCGGGATCATGAGCGGAGAAGTCCGCCTCGGCCCCTTTTGCAGGAGGACGCTGTGCTGGTCCTCGAGGGTTTTCAACCCGCCGATGCCCGAGCCGACGATCACTCCCACGCGGGTGGGATCCACCGCCGCGGAGAGCAAGCCGGAGTGGCGTACGGCCTCCTTGGCGGCCGTCATCGCCAGCTGGGAGAACCGATCGGCGCGCCGAGCTTCTTTCGGATTGCGGAAGGATTCGCTCAGGTCGATGCCGCGCACCTCTCCGGCGATCAGACAATCATACCCGGTGGTATCGAACGCGGTGACGCGGCCGATCCCGCTTCGGCCGTTCCGCACGCTCTCCCAGAGAGCGCCGGCGTCGTTTCCGTTCGGGGTCACCGCCCCGAAGCCGGTTACCACGACACGCCGTGTCATGAGGAAAAGGGGGAGTCGCCGTCCCCCGGGAGGAGAAGAATCGGACGAGGAAGAATCACGGCGTCAGCTTTCTTCCTCTACGTGCTCTTCGATGTATCGGATGACGTCACCGACCGTTTGCAGCTTTTCCGCCTCTTCGTCCGGAACTTCCACGTTGAACTCTTCCTCAAACGCCATGACCAGCTCGACCGTATCGAGGGAGTCCGCTCCGAGATCCTCGATAAACTTGGCCTTGGGTGTCACCTGCTCGGGATTCACGCCGAGCTGTTCGACTATCATTTCTTTTACGCGTTCTTCGATCGATTTCTTCTCTGCCATAAAGTCCAGTCTCCTTCGAGTTCGAGGCTAGTTAGAATCGGAGCCCGGATTTGGCAACCAAAAAGTCGCCGAATCCTGGTACAGCCCCCTGTGTCTCTCCACACCCCACCCGCCGGGGGACAGCGAGAGGATCGTCGATCGTCGCCGATTCGGTTATCATTGCGTGCCCTTCTCTCGTCGCTATTTCCGGAGACCGGGTCAAGCCAGAAGGCCGCCGTCGACGACAAAAACCTGACCGGTAATGTAATCGGAATCAGGCCCGCAAAGAAAAGCGACCATTCCCGCCACCTCCTCTGCGCGGCCGAAGCGCCGCAGCGGGATCTCTTCGAGAAGCCGGACGCGGACCTTCTCGGAGAGGTCCTTAGTCATGTCGGTCTCGATGAACCCCGGACAGACGGCGTTCGCGGTGATGCCGCGGGACGCGAGCTCGCGCGCGATCGACTTGGTCAACCCGATCAAGCCGGCCTTCGACGAGGAATAATTCGCTTGTCCAGGATTGCCCATAAGGCCCGATACCGATGATATATTTACGATTTTTCCGGACCGCCGTTCGAGAAAGTGGCGGCCCAACGCGCGGATCCACAGAAAGGCGCCCTTGAGGTTGGTATCGAGCACCAGATCCCAGTCCTCTTCGGTCATGCGGGCCGCCAGGCCGTCCCGGGTGACCCCCGCGTTGTTCACCAGGAAATCGACCCGGCCGAAATCGCGAAGGATGCTCCGGCTCGTGTCGTCCACCTCCTGCTTGATGCGGACGTCGGTAGCGTAGCCTTTGGCCTTCCCTCCGAAGCTGAGGATCTCCGCCGCGGTGGCCTCGGCATCCGGCGCCTTTCGGCTGACGCAGGCGACGGCCGCGCCCATGCGGGCCAGACGAAGGGCAATCGCCCTGCCGATGCCGCGGCTGGCGCCGGTCACCACGGCGACCTTATCGCTCAGCGAGTCGGTCTTCATGCAATTTGAGATCTTCTAGCGTCGCCAGGGAGACTCCTTCGGCACCGGGTTCGATGCGCCGCAGCAGGCCCACGAGGATCGGGCGGGGGCCGATCTCGACAAACCGCCGGATCCCGCCGGCGAGCATCCCCCGGATGCAATCTTCCCATTTCACGGAGCCCTCAATTTGTTCGGCCAGGCTTCGGCGGATCTCGCCGGGTTGGTGAACGGGCCGGCCCAGGAAGTTCGAATAGACCGGAACACGCGGGATTTCCAGGGGAAAGTCTTCGAGAAAGGCCTCCAGCTCCTCGGCGGCTGTGCGCATGAGGCGCGAGTGGAAGGCGCCGGAGACCTCCAAGGGGATAGCCTTCCGTACGTTCCGAGCCCTGGCCAGCGCGGGAACCAGGGCCAGCCCCCGAGGCGAACCGGAAAGAACGATCTGATCGGGCGCGTTGTAGTTCGCGACGTCCACACCGGCCTCGCGGGCGATCTCCTCCGCGGCTTTCCGGTCGATGCCGACCAGCGCCATCATGGATCCGGGGGATTCCTCGGCCGCTCTCTGAATGGCCGATGCCCTTTTTTTCACCAGGCGGAGGCCGTCGGAATACGAAAAGGTGCCGGCGGCGGCGTGAGCCGTCAGCTCCCCCAGGGAGAGGCCGGCAACCGCCGAGAAGCGGAAAGCCGGGAGGCGCTTTTGCAGCAGCGTGAAGAGGGCGTAACCATGAACGAAGAGAGCGGGCTGGGCGGCGATGGTTTCCGTTAGAGCTTCCGCCGGCCCAAAAAAGCAGAGAGAGCGGAGCGGCATCTCGAGCACCCGCTCCGCCTCTTCGTAGAGGCGGCGCACATCGGGATCGGCCTCGTAAAGGTCTTGCCCCATGCCTACCTCCTGAGCGCCCTGACCGCCGAAGAGAAGTGCGCGATTCGCTTCCACCGAGGGTTCGCCTGCTTCTGGCGAGAGCGGCCAACATGGCCTTCCCGGTTCCTCACGCCAAGCTTTTTTTTTTGCATCCTCTATCCCGCACGGTTCGTAGCCCGCGCCCGTGGTCAACCGCCGTGGGCCGTCTCCATGCTGTCTAAAAGGGCGAGGAGTCCCGCCAGGAGTTCCCGCGGCCGGGGAGGGCATCCGGGAATCGCCAAGTCGACCGGGACCACGGCTGCCGCTGCCCCCACGCAGGCGTATCCCGGGGAAAAGAGGCCGCCCGTGGCTGCGCAATCTCCCACCGCCACGACCCATTTGGGATCGGGAATGGCTCGGTAGGTCCTTTCGAGCGCCTCCCGCATGTTCCGGGTCACCACACCGGTCACGAGCAGCACGTCCGCATGCCGGGGGGAAGCGACGAAGCGCAGGCCGAAGCGCTCGAGATCGTAAAAAGGATTCTGGAGGGCGTGAAGCTCGAGCTCGCACCCGTTGCACGAGCCCGCGTCGACCAAGCGGAGGGCTAAGCTGCGCCCCAGCCGTCTTCTCGCTCCCTCCTCCACCCGGCGGCCGAGCTGCCGAAGCAGAGCTTCGTCCACCGGCGGAGGAGGCTCGGGAAGGCCGCAGGAGACCATCCCGAAAGAGAGGGACGGCGGGGGCGGGGTGCGCGGGGAGGGGGTCAGAGGTCATGGCCGGCGTACGAGCAGTTGAAGGACTTATTGCAGAGGGGAAAGTCGGCGATGATGTTCCCGGAAATCGCCGCTTCCAGCAGCGGCCATTGGAACCAGGACGGGTCCCGAAGGTGGCAGCGGGCGACCCGGCCGCGCTCGTCGATCCGGACCCAGGCGAAGATGTCTCCGCGGAATCCTTCCACGAGGGCTGTTCCTTCGGCGGGCGCCGTCGGCTCCGAGGGCGGGGGCGTGAAGCAGGGGCCGGGCGGCAGTCCGTCGAGGATCTGCCGGATGAGGCCGAGGCTCTGCTCGATTTCGCGGATCCGGACGCCCACGCGGGCATCGACATCTCCCTCCTCCCGTACCGGAACCGAGAAGCGGAGTTCCGGGTAGGGAGGATAGGCGAGATGGCGGCGGGCGTCGAAGAGTCGGCCGGAGGCTCGGCCGATGACGCCCCCGCAACCGTACCGGACGGCCAGAGTGCGGGAAAGCATTCCGGTTCCGACCGTCCGATCCTGGAGGGAGGGAGTGGTCTCGTAGACCTCCTGGATTCCGGGAAGAGCGGCCGCGATCTCTTCGCAAACTTCCCGGAGCCTCCGGAGCGCCTCTCCCGACGGCATGGCGCGCATTCCGCCGGGAACAATCCGGTCCATCATGAGCCGATGGCCGAAGCAGAGGTCCGCAGCGCGCACAATCTTCTCCCGGAGCACGGTGCAGAAGGCGTGCATGCGCGCGAAAGCCGCATCGTTGCAGATCGCTCCGATGTCTCCAAGGTGGTTGGCCACCCGTTCGACTTCGACGCAGAGAGCCCGAAGCCAATGAGCCGCGGCCGGGGCTTCGAACTCGAGGGCTGCTTCGACGGCTCGGGCGAAAGCCGCAGAGTAGGCGGCCGTCGTGTCGCCGGAGACGCGCGCCGCCCACCGAGCCGCCTGTTCCAGCTCCGCTCCGGTCAGCAAAGCATCGAGACCTCGGTGGACGTACCCTAGGCGCTCCTCCAGGCGCACCACGGTTTCCCCTGCCGCCGTGAAGCGGAAGTGGCCCGGTTCGATGATGCCGGCATGGACCGGACCGACCGGAACTTGGTGGAGCTCCTCTCCTTCCGCGGGAAGAAAAGGATAGTCGGCCCGTCCGTCTGCGGGAGATGCCTTCCCCAGGGGGAAGCGGACTCCCCAGGCCCCGTGATCGAGCCAGGGTCTCGGATCGGGGCTCTCTTCGGGCAGAAGCCCGAAGAGATCGTAGATGGTCCTCTCCGGGCGCAGAGCGGGAGGATGGAGCCGGCCCAGCGAAGGGAACCGCCCTTCCGGGCAAGGTAGGCTCAACACGCCCGCCTCCCCGGAATCCGCGTCCCAAAAAGAGAGATGAACGCAGCCGGGCTCGCCCCAAAGCCCGAGGAGGGAAGCGTTTCCGGCGGCCAGCGTTTCTCCGGCGATGCGCCAGAGGGAGGTGTCGATAATCGATCGAGGCCAAGGTCGATGGCGTTCGACGAGGTCGCCCCGCCGGAGGAGCTCCGGAAGCGAGGGATGGCGGCCCGCGGGCGGAGAAGAACCCGGGGCGGAACCGGAAGGACCGGATGGAGAAGAATTAGGCATGAGCGCGAGGGGAACTACCGGAGAAGCTGCGCCGTCTGGCGGAACCAGCCGACGACGGCGTGCGGGAGAAATATTCCCGCGGTCAACACGGCGAGCATATGGATCAGAAACGGCAGCGGCATCACGCGGATCGGCTCTCGGCGCCCGCTCGGCCTGCCGAAAGCCATGCCGGAGATGCGGAGCGTGAGCGCCCAAAAGGCGATAAGAAGGCCGAGAAGAAGCAGCAGGATCACCCACGGATGGCTGGAAAAGCCGCTGCTGACGATCAGGAATTCGCTCAGGAAGATGCCGAAGGGAGGCAGGCCGATGATCGCCATCGTTCCGGCCAGCAGTCCCCATCCGAGAAACGGGTGGCTCTCGGTAAGCCCCCGGATGTCCGCGATCTTCTGTGAGCCCTTGGCTTGGGAAATGTGACCGACCATGAAGAAGATCCCGGACTTGGTGAGGCTATGGAGCGCCATATGGAGAAGTCCGGCGAAGTTGGCCAGAGGATTCCCCAGCCCGAAGGCGAAGGTGATGATGCCCATATGCTCGATCGACGAATAGCCGAAGAGCCTCTTGATGTCGCGGCGCCGGTAGAGCATGAACGCCGCAAAGAGAACCGTGGCCAAGCCCATGGTGATCAGGATCGGACCCGGGGAGAGGACATGAGGGTTGCCCGCGAGGAGCATTTTGAATCGGATCACAGAGTAGAGGGCGACGTTGAGCAGCAGTCCCGAAAGCACCGCGGAAATCGGGGTCGGTCCTTCCGCGTGCGCGTCGGGCAGCCACGCATGGAGCGGAAAGAGTCCTACCTTGGTTCCGTATCCTAAGAGCACGAAGAGAAAGGCGAGATTGAGCAGCGACGGGTCGAGTGTCGCGGCATGCGCAAGAAGCGAGCTCCAGCGCATCGCCTCCGCTCCTTCTCCGACCGCCTGCCGGGCCGCCACGTAGGTCAGTGTGGTCCCGAAAAGCGCCAGGGCGATGGCGACGCTGCTCAACATCATGTACTTCCAAGACGCCTCGATCGCTTCGTGCGTGCGGTAGATCCCCACCATCAGAACCGTGGTAAGGGTAGCCAGCTCCACCGAAGCCCAAAGAACCCCGATGTTGTTGGCAAGGAGGGCCAGCGTCATCCCGAAGAGGAGAAGCTGGTACATGGCGTGGTAAAAGCGGAGGAGTCGCGGCGTGAGGCGGCCGATCTCGATTTCGTGCTGGATGTATCCCGCGCTGAAGAGGCTCGTGGTAAAGCCCACGAAGGCGTTGAGGATCAGAAAGACGATGTTGAGATCGTCGACCAGGAGGTAGCGGCCCGGCGCCTCTCTCGGAACCGCGAGAAGGGAAAGGGCGACGCAGAACGAGAGAAAGGATGCGAGGATGTTGATCCGCGCTGCGAGCCGCCAGTCCCGGAGGAACGCCAGCAAGAGAGCGGACGCTGCGGGAATCACGAGCGCCCAGGCCGTCGGGTTCCAGGAAGAATAGTTCATCGTCTTTCTCCGCGGAAGCGGTCGACGACCAAGATATCGACCGTGTCAAAACGCTCCCGGATGCGGAAAAGGAAGATGCCGATGACGATGAAGGCGATCAGCACCGCGAACGCCACGCTGATTTCCACGACCAGCGGCATCCCTTTGGCTCCGGCAGCGGCCAAGATGAGCCCGTTCTCCAGAGACATAAAACCGATGACCTGGCTGATGGCATTGCGTCGGGTGACGATCATGAGCATGCCGAGGAGGATCACCGCCAGGGCGAAGGCGAGATCTTCGCGGGAAAGCCGGTCGCCCGGAGGAGTGGTGCGCAGGGTGACGACCAGCGAAAGTGCCACCAGAGAGATGCCTACCAGCATCGTGGGACCGATGCCGCCCACCGTCTCCAAAACCTGGTGGATCCGCAGCTGGGCGACGATTCGACGGAGCGCGACCGGGATAAGGACGGCCTTGAACACCAAGGCGACGGCTGCGGTGATGTAGAGATGGGGGGCGTTTTGCGCGAATGCCTGCCAGGCGACGGAAAGGGTCAAGAGCAGGGCGTGGAACGTGAACACGTGCAGGAGGGCATAGACCCGGTCCTGGTAGAGGAGCATGAAGCTGGCCAGCACAAGGCTCCCGGAAAGCAAATGGGCGACGTCGAAGTCGAATGTGCTCATGCCGATGGGGATGGGTTTATAGGCTGCTGGAAACGAAACGGAGGAGGGAGGCGAGGAGGCCGAGCATGAGCGCAGCCCCGAGAAAGTCCGGGACGCGGAAGAGGCGCATTTTGGCCAACGTGGTCTCGAAAATGCCCAGCGCGACGCCTGCCGTCGCCAGCTTCAGCACGTAGAAGAGCCCTCCGGCGAGGTAGGAAGCGAGGGAAGCACCCGGCGCCGCTACGCCCCAGGGGAGGAAGATCGTGCCGATCAGAGAGAAGTAGAGCAGCAGCTTGAGGAAGGCGCTCAATTCGAGGAGGGCCAGGTGCCGGCCCGAGTACTCGAGGATCATCGCCTCGTGGACCATGGTCAGTTCGAGGTGCGTGGCGGGGTTGTCGACCGGCAGGCGGCAGTTTTCGGCCAGCGCGATCAGGAGGAGAGCGGCGAAGGCCAGGACCATCGAGACCCGAAGGCCTACGGCGGGCGAGAGCACGTAAGCGGTGATCGCGGAGAGCTCGGTGGAGCCCGCGATCAGGGCCAACGTGAAAACCACCAGGAGCATGGCGGGCTCCGCCAGCGAAGCGATCATCATCTCCCGGCTCGCGCCTATGCCTCCGAAGCTCGTGCCGACGTCCAGAGCGGAGAGAGCCAGGAAGAATCGAGCGCTGCCGATCAGGGCGGTGACGGCGATGAGATCGGCCCAAGGACCGAAGGGAAGACCCAGGCAGAAGGTGGGAACGAGGGCGGTCGCCAGCCAGGTGAAGGCGAAAATGAGATAGGGGGAGGCGCGGAAGAGCCAGGAAGCGTTCGGCGCCAGCGCGGGGCTCTTGCGGAAAAGGCGGAGGAGATCCCGGTAGGGCTGGAGAATCGAAGGGCCTTGGCGGCCGAGCATGCGCGCCTTCACCTTGCGCACCAAGCCGGTGAGGCCCGGCGCCAAGAGGAGCACCAAGAGCATCTGAAAGGCTTGGACCAGAAACGATCGGACTAGACCCATACGCTCAGCAGAAGCAGCAGGAGGACCAGAAGGAGAAAGACGAGAAGGAGATAACGCCGGATCGTGAGAAACTGCATCGGATTGAGCTTGTCGGCGAGCAACCAGACGAGCCGGATGATCGGCGCGTAGATCCCCCGCCAGGCCGGATCGTGAATCTTGACCGTGATCCGGGCGGGGCGGATTTCTCCGGGCAGGGGCATGTCGACCGCCTCGCGGGCTCCGAAGATGCTGGAGGCGTAGACGCGGCGGATCGGCTGAGCAAAGCTCGCGGCGGTATACTGCGTCGACGGGCTCGGATCCGGAAAGCCGCAATCCCAAGCGGGTGAGCGGCGGATCGGGCGAAACCCGAACCATCGCACAAGCCCGGTAACGGCCAGACCGGTGAGGACGATGAGGACGAAAAGGAGGAAAGCGTCGTAGGAGCTCCGGTGCTGAGCGATCGGGACCATCGGAGCCCAGAAGGGCCGGCTCTGTTGCGGCATCGCCTGTCCCACCAGCTCCATGACCGCCGGACCCAGGGCATTGACGACGGGCCCCGGGAAGATCCCGGCCAGGAGGCAGAGGAGGGCGTTGAGGAAGAGGACGGAGAGAGACCATCGATCGGTTTCCCGGGCCTCGGCAGCGCTCGGCGATCGAGGCCGTCCGAGAAAGCTCATGCCGAAGGCCTTGACAAAACAGGCCGCCGCCAGCGCCGCCGACAAGGCCAGGAGAGCTCCCACGACGACGATCAGGAACTTGAGCGCCCACTGGGGAAGATCGGGGCTCACCAGAATAGCCTGGAAGGTGAGCCATTCCGAGGCGAAGCCGTTGAGGGGTGGAAGCGCCGAGATCGCGACCGAACCGAGCAGGAAGGCAAACGACGTTCCCGGCATCCGGTGGATAAGCCCCCCCATCTTCCCCATATCGCGCTCGCCCGTCGCGGCCAGCACCGCCCCGGAGCCGAGAAAGAGAAGGCTCTTGAACAAGGAGTGGTTGATCGTGTGGAAGAGGGAAGCGGTCAGGGAAAGCGCGGCGGCCCACGGAATCCGATTCGTCGCGAAGGCCAGTGCGAGTCCGAGGCCGATGAAGATGATCCCGATGTTTTCCACCGTGTGGTAAGCAAGCAGCCGCTTGAGATCATGCTGCATCAGGGCGTAGAGGACGCCCAGAACGGCGGTTACCCCTCCCAGGAAGAGCAGCGGTAGGCTGCTTTCCCAAGACTGGGGGCGAAGGAGATCGAAGACGACCCGGATGAAGCCGTAGACGGCCACCTTGGTCATCACTCCGCTCATCAACGCCGAGACATGGCTCGGAGCGGCCGGATGGGCCTGCGGAAGCCAGACGTGGAGGGGAAAAAGGCCGGCCTTGGAGCCGGCGCCGATCGTCGTCAACAGGAGTACGAGCCCCGCAGTCCAGGACGGGAACGCGGCGGCGCGCATCCCGGAAAATGCATAGCCCCCGGCGGAGTTCGCCAGCAATCCGAAAGCCAGAAGGAGCGTCAAGCCCCCGAAAACCGCCATGATAAGGTAGAGCTGGCCGGCCCGGGCGTTCTCTTCCTCACGGTGGTGGGAGACGACGAGCGCCCAGGAAGCCAGCGACATGAACTCCCAAGCGAACAGAAAGACATACGCGTCATCGGCCAGGACGACCCAAATCATTCCTGCAAGGAAGAGCGGAAAGAAGGGAAGGACGCGCTCGGGCGCCGATTCATGGCGGCCGTAGCCGATGCCGAAGAGAGAGGTCGAGGCGCCGCCCCAGCCGATGATCGCCAGGAACAGGGAGGAGAGGGCGTCCATTCGGAAATGGGCTCCGAGCCAGGGCAGGCCGATGGGAAGGGTCAACGCAGGCGTGTCGCCGGAAAGGAAGAGAAGCTGCGATAGGCCGACAGCCAAGGAAACTAAGCTGACGGCAATGGTCCCGGCATAGACAAGCGGGCTCCGACGGGACGCAGGGCGCGTCCCCAAGCCAGCGATGCTCAGCAGGAGGAGAGCGGCCGAGCAGCCGAGCGCGATAACCAAGGTCATTCGGTTCTACGGCTTGCCCGAGGAGGAAAGCCTCTTTTGCGCACCGAGAGCCGGAGCACGGGTCGCGAATCGCGTACTCTCCAGCACGGCCATCGCCTCGGAGGACAAACAAACGTTCAAGCTCCTGCTTGTACGCAGGCCGCCGGCAGCGCACAAGGCAAATTTGGCCCGTCCTCCGGACGCCGGCGACACGGCGTCAAGGCTCCCGGAGGAGAGATTCCAACAGCTCGTGGATTTTCTGGGGGTTGGCCTGCCCCCGGGTCCTTTTCATGACGAATCCCTTGAGCGCATTGATCGCCGCCGTCTTTCCCGCTTTGTAGTCGGCTACGCTCTTCGGATTGGCGGAGATCGCCTCTCGGCAGAACCCCTCCAAGGCCTGGGTATCCGAAATCTGGGCCAGACCGCGTTCGGCGACGATCTCCTTGGGCGGCCGGGGTCTTTCGATCAGGATCGCCAACACTTCCTTTCCTTGCCGGGAATTGAGCCGTCCTTCGGAGATAAGATCCGCCAGCTCCCCGAAATATTCGGGGGGGATCGATAGGGGGGCTGGCGAATCCTCGCGGAGCGCTAGGTAGTCGTTGATGGTAAGATTGGCTAATGTAACCGGGTTCCGGGTCGAGCGGGCCGCCTTCTCGAAGTAGTCGGCAAGAGGAGGATCGGACGCGAGGACGCTCGCCTGATATTCCGAGAGGCCGTAGGTCTGGCGCAGGCGGCTCTTTTTTCTTTCGGGAAGCTCGGGCATGCGCCGCTTGGCCTCCTCGCGCAGGCGGCCTTCGGTATGGATCGGCAACAGGTCGGGATCGGGAAAGTAGCGGTAGTCATGGGCCTGCTCCTTCGTGCGCATGGGAATT from Methylacidimicrobium sp. AP8 includes:
- a CDS encoding hydrogenase-4 component E: MSTFDFDVAHLLSGSLVLASFMLLYQDRVYALLHVFTFHALLLTLSVAWQAFAQNAPHLYITAAVALVFKAVLIPVALRRIVAQLRIHQVLETVGGIGPTMLVGISLVALSLVVTLRTTPPGDRLSREDLAFALAVILLGMLMIVTRRNAISQVIGFMSLENGLILAAAGAKGMPLVVEISVAFAVLIAFIVIGIFLFRIRERFDTVDILVVDRFRGERR
- a CDS encoding respiratory chain complex I subunit 1 family protein; its protein translation is MGLVRSFLVQAFQMLLVLLLAPGLTGLVRKVKARMLGRQGPSILQPYRDLLRLFRKSPALAPNASWLFRASPYLIFAFTWLATALVPTFCLGLPFGPWADLIAVTALIGSARFFLALSALDVGTSFGGIGASREMMIASLAEPAMLLVVFTLALIAGSTELSAITAYVLSPAVGLRVSMVLAFAALLLIALAENCRLPVDNPATHLELTMVHEAMILEYSGRHLALLELSAFLKLLLYFSLIGTIFLPWGVAAPGASLASYLAGGLFYVLKLATAGVALGIFETTLAKMRLFRVPDFLGAALMLGLLASLLRFVSSSL
- the hyfB gene encoding hydrogenase 4 subunit B → MTLVIALGCSAALLLLSIAGLGTRPASRRSPLVYAGTIAVSLVSLAVGLSQLLFLSGDTPALTLPIGLPWLGAHFRMDALSSLFLAIIGWGGASTSLFGIGYGRHESAPERVLPFFPLFLAGMIWVVLADDAYVFLFAWEFMSLASWALVVSHHREEENARAGQLYLIMAVFGGLTLLLAFGLLANSAGGYAFSGMRAAAFPSWTAGLVLLLTTIGAGSKAGLFPLHVWLPQAHPAAPSHVSALMSGVMTKVAVYGFIRVVFDLLRPQSWESSLPLLFLGGVTAVLGVLYALMQHDLKRLLAYHTVENIGIIFIGLGLALAFATNRIPWAAALSLTASLFHTINHSLFKSLLFLGSGAVLAATGERDMGKMGGLIHRMPGTSFAFLLGSVAISALPPLNGFASEWLTFQAILVSPDLPQWALKFLIVVVGALLALSAALAAACFVKAFGMSFLGRPRSPSAAEARETDRWSLSVLFLNALLCLLAGIFPGPVVNALGPAVMELVGQAMPQQSRPFWAPMVPIAQHRSSYDAFLLFVLIVLTGLAVTGLVRWFGFRPIRRSPAWDCGFPDPSPSTQYTAASFAQPIRRVYASSIFGAREAVDMPLPGEIRPARITVKIHDPAWRGIYAPIIRLVWLLADKLNPMQFLTIRRYLLLVFLLLVLLLLLLSVWV